From a single Lolium rigidum isolate FL_2022 chromosome 7, APGP_CSIRO_Lrig_0.1, whole genome shotgun sequence genomic region:
- the LOC124678671 gene encoding transcription factor MYB93-like produces MGRSPCCCHDAGVKKGPWTEEEDRALVEYIQKRGGHVGSWRGLPKASGLNRCGKSCRLRWNNYLRPDIKRGNFSDDEERLIISLHAALGNKWSTIATHLDGRTDNEIKNYWNTHIRKKLLRAGVDPVTHQQLPPGHNGHLDAASAAFLPETLLWATAAATLGGGLDTGAFMQAQLLQQLLQVIGSNNNGTTNLIANLAQANAMLNSSSNIVPSILLRDQMNKLSGANYLQPSYLGNISSFAEQNMMYPQLINTTVCPGTSSSGADDPAAALVSRDVSPAVDQAPVGEFAGLLEPMMEIPDLCSLESSDSFWKDILEESYRL; encoded by the exons ATGGGGAGGTCGCCGTGCTGCTGCCACGACGCCGGGGTGAAGAAAGGGCcatggacggaggaggaggacaggGCTCTGGTGGAGTACATCCAGAAACGGGGCGGGCACGTCGGCAGCTGGCGCGGCCTGCCCAAGGCCTCGGGGCTCAACCGCTGCGGCAAGAGCTGCCGCCTCCGGTGGAACAACTACCTCCGCCCCGACATCAAGCGCGGCAACTTCTCCGACGACGAGGAGCGCCTCATCATCAGCCTCCATGCCGCCCTCGGCAACAA GTGGTCGACGATCGCGACGCACCTGGATGGCCGGACGGACAACGAGATCAAGAACTACTGGAACACGCACATCAGGAAGAAGCTCCTGCGCGCGGGCGTCGACCCCGTCACGCACCAGCAGCTTCCTCCCGGCCACAACGGCCATCTCGACGCCGCATCCGCCGCCTTCCTCCCGGAGACACTCCTCTGGGCCACGGCAGCTGCGACCCTCGGTGGCGGCCTCGACACCGGTGCCTTCATGCAGGCGCAGCTTCTGCAGCAGCTTCTCCAAGTCATCGGCTCCAACAACAACGGAACCACAAACCTCATCGCTAACCTAGCTCAAGCAAACGCAATGCTGAACTCAAGCAGTAACATCGTTCCCAGCATCCTGCTCCGGGACCAGATGAACAAGTTGTCTGGTGCGAACTATCTGCAGCCGAGCTACCTCGGGAACATCTCGAGCTTTGCGGAGCAAAACATGATGTACCCGCAGCTGATCAACACCACGGTGTGTCCGGGAACAAGCTCCTCTGGAGCAGATGACCCGGCTGCAGCGCTTGTATCACGTGACGTCTCACCGGCAGTTGACCAGGCGCCGGTGGGGGAGTTTGCCGGCTTGCTGGAGCCCATGATGGAGATACCCGATCTGTGCTCTTTGGAGAGCAGTGATTCTTTCTGGAAGGACATACTCGAGGAGAGCTACCGTCTATAG